Proteins encoded by one window of Nicotiana tabacum cultivar K326 chromosome 10, ASM71507v2, whole genome shotgun sequence:
- the LOC107831062 gene encoding E3 ubiquitin-protein ligase APD2 isoform X1 → MEDSDRNPSFSGDASASTSREEEEVPVIDDDDRRPPLPFPERNSVFHNAPYFPAADNEEAVVPLARDDTWSCVVVVLTFWFFVSMTLILGVYGPSNLQLGPNSSILIKPNPLFVENIKVEEMDDANTRPMVYGFYENPSLDVLTTFSEAYKTSLPANTNKQWIYYLNQGSQINISYSVNSSSSHSLVLIIAQGSEGLAQWLEDPSYPNTTLSWNVIHGNGTISQDIGKSSSYYVAVGNLNSGVVQVRLDIKGRALLYNTTGAYYECNLRRKQCSMRFFLAGRNAALLTSPPQRPGTATGMWSVKLSYGPRWITYLLGVGGMSFLIWLVFWYLNNMQSTHQEGTRDPVGPMESQQTPLLSRKDDDLTSWGSSYDGLSQDDEYNEDGLDLTAPQGKQVKDGEYNSNIRRLCAICFDAPRDCFFLPCGHYASCFECGTRIAEAAGTCPICRRPMKKVRKIYSV, encoded by the exons ATGGAAGATTCAGATCGGAATCCGTCATTTTCCGGCGATGCGTCTGCGTCGACATCGCGAGAAGAGGAGGAAGTTCCGGTGATTGACGACGATGATCGACGGCCTCCGTTGCCGTTTCCGGAGAGGAATAGTGTTTTTCACAATGCGCCGTATTTTCCGGCGGCCGATAATGAGGAAGCCGTGGTGCCGTTGGCGAGAGATGATACCTGGTCATGCGTAGTTGTTGTTCTCACTTTCTGGTTCTTCG TATCTATGACTTTGATACTGGGGGTTTATGGACCATCCAATTTGCAGCTTGGACCAAATTCCTCAATCCTGATAAAACCCAATCCCTTATTTGTGGAAAATATAAAG GTGGAAGAGATGGATGATGCAAACACTAGACCAATGGTGTATGGGTTTTATGAAAATCCTTCTCTTGATGTTTTAACAACTTTTTCTGAAGCTTACAAAACCTCTCTTCCTGCAAACACTAACAAG CAATGGATATATTACTTGAATCAAGGATCTCAAATAAACATTTCATATAGTGTCAATTCCTCAAGTTCGCATTCTTTAGTCCTTATTATTGCTCAAG GAAGCGAAGGGCTAGCGCAGTGGCTTGAGGACCCATCATATCCAAATACTACATTATCATGGAATGTCATTCATG GGAATGGCACAATCAGCCAGGACATAGGAAAATCCTCTAGTTATTACGTGGCAGTGGGCAACTTGAACTCTGGAGTTGTGCAG GTTCGTTTGGATATTAAAGGTAGGGCTTTGCTCTATAATACAACCGGTGCCTACTACGAGTGCAACCTTAGACGAAAACAGTGTAGTATGAGATTCTTTTTGGCCGGTCGAAATGCTGCGCTTTTGACTTCGCCTCCCCAAAGGCCA GGTACAGCTACCGGTATGTGGAGTGTCAAACTTTCCTATGGACCTCGATGGATCACATATCTTCTTGGAGTAg GAGGTATGAGTTTTCTCATTTGGCTGGTATTCTGGTACTTGAATAATATGCAATCCACTCATCAGGAAGGGACTAGAGATCCAGTGGGGCCGATGGAATCTCAGCAGACCCCTCTTCTTTCACGCAAAGATGATGATCTCACAAGCTGGGGTTCTTCTTATGATGGTCTTTCACAAGATGACGAGTATAATGAAGATGGACTGGACCTCACTGCACCTCAAGGGAAACAAGTAAAAGATGGTGAATACAACAGCAATATTCGCCGTCTTTGTGCAATTTGTTTTGATGCGCCAAGGGACTGCTTCTTTCTTCCATGCGGACACTATGCGTCCTGTTTTGAATGTGGAACAAG GATAGCAGAAGCTGCTGGTACTTGCCCAATCTGTCGCAGGCCTATGAAGAAGGTGAGAAAGATATACTCAGTTTGA
- the LOC107831062 gene encoding E3 ubiquitin-protein ligase APD2 isoform X2 → MTLILGVYGPSNLQLGPNSSILIKPNPLFVENIKVEEMDDANTRPMVYGFYENPSLDVLTTFSEAYKTSLPANTNKQWIYYLNQGSQINISYSVNSSSSHSLVLIIAQGSEGLAQWLEDPSYPNTTLSWNVIHGNGTISQDIGKSSSYYVAVGNLNSGVVQVRLDIKGRALLYNTTGAYYECNLRRKQCSMRFFLAGRNAALLTSPPQRPGTATGMWSVKLSYGPRWITYLLGVGGMSFLIWLVFWYLNNMQSTHQEGTRDPVGPMESQQTPLLSRKDDDLTSWGSSYDGLSQDDEYNEDGLDLTAPQGKQVKDGEYNSNIRRLCAICFDAPRDCFFLPCGHYASCFECGTRIAEAAGTCPICRRPMKKVRKIYSV, encoded by the exons ATGACTTTGATACTGGGGGTTTATGGACCATCCAATTTGCAGCTTGGACCAAATTCCTCAATCCTGATAAAACCCAATCCCTTATTTGTGGAAAATATAAAG GTGGAAGAGATGGATGATGCAAACACTAGACCAATGGTGTATGGGTTTTATGAAAATCCTTCTCTTGATGTTTTAACAACTTTTTCTGAAGCTTACAAAACCTCTCTTCCTGCAAACACTAACAAG CAATGGATATATTACTTGAATCAAGGATCTCAAATAAACATTTCATATAGTGTCAATTCCTCAAGTTCGCATTCTTTAGTCCTTATTATTGCTCAAG GAAGCGAAGGGCTAGCGCAGTGGCTTGAGGACCCATCATATCCAAATACTACATTATCATGGAATGTCATTCATG GGAATGGCACAATCAGCCAGGACATAGGAAAATCCTCTAGTTATTACGTGGCAGTGGGCAACTTGAACTCTGGAGTTGTGCAG GTTCGTTTGGATATTAAAGGTAGGGCTTTGCTCTATAATACAACCGGTGCCTACTACGAGTGCAACCTTAGACGAAAACAGTGTAGTATGAGATTCTTTTTGGCCGGTCGAAATGCTGCGCTTTTGACTTCGCCTCCCCAAAGGCCA GGTACAGCTACCGGTATGTGGAGTGTCAAACTTTCCTATGGACCTCGATGGATCACATATCTTCTTGGAGTAg GAGGTATGAGTTTTCTCATTTGGCTGGTATTCTGGTACTTGAATAATATGCAATCCACTCATCAGGAAGGGACTAGAGATCCAGTGGGGCCGATGGAATCTCAGCAGACCCCTCTTCTTTCACGCAAAGATGATGATCTCACAAGCTGGGGTTCTTCTTATGATGGTCTTTCACAAGATGACGAGTATAATGAAGATGGACTGGACCTCACTGCACCTCAAGGGAAACAAGTAAAAGATGGTGAATACAACAGCAATATTCGCCGTCTTTGTGCAATTTGTTTTGATGCGCCAAGGGACTGCTTCTTTCTTCCATGCGGACACTATGCGTCCTGTTTTGAATGTGGAACAAG GATAGCAGAAGCTGCTGGTACTTGCCCAATCTGTCGCAGGCCTATGAAGAAGGTGAGAAAGATATACTCAGTTTGA